One window of Quercus robur chromosome 5, dhQueRobu3.1, whole genome shotgun sequence genomic DNA carries:
- the LOC126728194 gene encoding uncharacterized protein LOC126728194 produces the protein MSLLSWNCRGLGNLRTVKALEKVVNKEEPKIVFLMETKSKREWLEKVKDQCKMKHGLIVPSDGSKDAWIEGGWDGGSWHFTGFYGNPDTAQRPESWAKLKSLKGTSSAPWLAIGDFNEITRLTEKEGGHTRPKRQMENFVDAINYCGFREVDFIGPKYTWWYHRADGMHIRERLDRALANKELMDLFPAAKLYHLSSSASDHSPLSLHLVPKRKKKKIRKSFRFESMWLKDSRCEEIVKAAWEMGEHSGAEGVLKSCLEHCRHDLEAWNKEEFGHVGRKNFELQQKLEWLELQPSSSGMIGELRATRANLNSWLEKEDEMWRQRSRLNWFQGGDRNTSFFHAKASTRHQKNYIDGIVDEQGRWQEDELKIEEVAVAYFEKLFTSNKPDEFSEILHAVQPKVTTAMNVDLTRVYTAQEVRLALKQMYPLKAPGPDVVTSTVLDFLNHGMSPPNFNETHIVLIPKINEPKHVSDYRPISLYNVTYKIASKAIANRLKKFLPSIISDTQSAFAHGRLIMGNILVAFETMHHISRKKGVKMGEMAIKLDMSKAYDRVEWVFVEKIMEKLGFDIKLRSLIMQCITTVSYAIKINGRPRGRIIPSRGIRQGDPLSPYLFLLCAEGLSALIKASVCNGSMEGIAICRGGPKLSHLFFADDSLIFCKATIAECDALQRVLGVYERASGQQLNRAKTSLFFSSNTPKEIQEEIKRRFGAQVIKQHGKYLGLPSLVGKNKRSTFNDIKEKLGKKLSGWKEKMLSKVGKEILIKAVALAIPTYTMSCFKLPDNLCDELTAMIRKFWWGQVKNENRIPWLSWDKMCESKSNGAMGFKNLKLFNLALLAKQGWRLQVGHDSLVYRVLKAKYFPRVAKLLDSEKGEWRTEVIDTVFLPHEADIIKSIPISARLPPDKLIWSETPNGLFTVRSAYKMAVNLLLSPNKGASSDASKLRSFWRRIWSIPVPYKIRHFMWHACRNALSKKDNLMRRKIVQDEVCEGCKEASESVFHVLWECRKAKKARECSKMVFPAPGGSSLSFLDVMWKLLMQEDVGEEHVAQVATTAWALWHNRNEVRCGGASKTGRQIFSWASEYLREYRAAILHDRPVVPAPQQSVRWTPPRDGLFKINVDGAVFLKQKAVGVGVVIRDSEGRLEAALSKKIPLPLGAVEVEAKAVEVGLLFAKDVGVRDVVLEGDSTVVYNALCNYSRAPSSIAVVTQGIQDISKEFRSIEYSHVRRQGNMPAHILAKNASSINDYVAWIEEDPCCIMQALIHDVNSFS, from the exons ATGAGTCTCTTAAGCTGGAACtgccgggggcttgggaacctccGGACAGTTAAAGCCTTGGAAAAGGTGGTGAACAAGGAAGAGCCCAAGATTGTGTTTTTGATGGAGACAAAGTCGAAAAGGGAATGGTTAGAGAAAGTAAAGGATCAATGTAAGATGAAACATGGTTTAATTGTGCCTAGTGATGGAAGCAAAG ATGCTTGGATAGAAGGAGGATGGGATGGCGGTAGTTGGCATTTCACCGGGTTTTATGGTAATCCTGATACAGCGCAGCGACCGGAGTCATGGGCCAAGTTAAAATCCCTTAAGGGAACGTCCTCGGCACCATGGCTCGCcattggagattttaatgaaattacgAGACTCACGGAGAAAGAAGGTGGCCATACACGACCAAAGAGGCAGATGGAGAATTTTGTTGATGCTATAAATTACTGTGGTTTCAgggaggtggacttcattggACCGAAATACACTTGGTGGTATCATCGAGCGGATGGGATGCATATTCGGGAACGACTTGATAGAGCGTTGGCTAACAAGGAATTGATGGATTTGTTTCCAGCTGCAAAACTGTACCATCTCTCTTCATCAGCATCTGACCACTCACCACTCTCACTTCATCTTGTgccaaaaaggaagaaaaagaaaataagaaagagtTTTAGATTCGAATCGATGTGGTTGAAGGATAGTAGGTGTGAGGAGATTGTTAAAGCTGCATGGGAGATGGGGGAACATTCAGGTGCAGAGGGTGTACTGAAGAGTTGTTTGGAGCATTGCAGACATGACCTAGAGGCTTGGAATAAGGAGGAGTTTGGACACGTGGGAAGGAAAAATTTTGAGCTTCAACAAAAACTGGAGTGGTTGGAATTACAGCCATCTAGTTCTGGTATGATTGGCGAGTTAAGGGCCACGAGAGCTAATCTCAACAGTTGGCTAGAGAAAGAAGATGAAATGTGGAGACAGAGATCAAGATTGAACTGGTTTCAAGGAGGCGATAGGAACACTAGTTTTTTTCATGCGAAAGCTTCGACTAGGCACcagaaaaattatattgatgGTATAGTTGACGAGCAGGGGAGGTGGCAGGAGGATGAGTTGAAGATTGAGGAAGTCGCTGTGGCCTATTTTGAGAAGCTTTTTACTTCAAACAAGCCAGATGAGTTCTCCGAAATCTTACATGCAGTCCAACCGAAAGTTACAACtgctatgaatgttgatttGACCCGAGTGTACACGGCACAGGAAGTGAGATTGGCCTTGAAGCAGATGTATCCCCTGAAAGCCCCTGGCCCCGACG TTGTAACAAGCACAGTGTTAGACTTCCTCAATCATGGTATGTCTCCTCCAAATTTTAATGAGACTCATATTGTGcttattccaaaaataaatgaaccGAAACATGTTTCTGATTATAGGCCGATTAGTCTTTACAATGTAACTTATAAGATAGCTTCTAAAGCAATAGCAAACAGGCTGAAAAAATTTCTCCCATCCATTATTAGTGATACCCAAAGTGCCTTTGCGCACGGAAGGTTAATCATGGGTAATATTCTGGTAGCCTTTGAGACTATGCATCATATTAGTCGGAAAAAAGGGGTTAAAATGGGTGAGATGGCCATTaaacttgatatgagtaaggcttatGATAGGGTAGAGTGGGTTTTTGTGGAGAAAATTATGGAGAAATTGGGATTTGATATTAAATTGAGGAGTTTGATCATGCAATGTATTACTACAGTATCCTATGCTATCAAGATCAATGGTCGCCCTAGAGGTCGCATTATTCCTTCCAGGGGTATCCGACAAGGAGACCCCCTATCACCTTACTTATTTCTATTGTGTGCAGAAGGGTTATCAGCTTTGATTAAAGCTTCAGTGTGTAATGGCAGTATGGAGGGGATTGCTATTTGTCGTGGGGGTCCTAAGCtctcccatttattttttgctgatgatagTCTCATCTTTTGCAAAGCAACTATTGCAGAATGTGACGCCTTGCAAAGAGTGTTGGGGGTTTATGAGCGAGCTTCAGGTCAGCAGCTGAATAGAGCAAAaacttccctatttttcagcaGTAATACTCCGAAGGAGATCCAGGAAGAGATTAAAAGAAGATTTGGTGCTCAAGTAATCAAGCAGCATGGAAAATATCTTGGCTTGCCGTCCCTTGTGGGCAAAAACAAACGCAGCACTTTTAATGATATAAAGGAAAAGCTTGGTAAGAAATTGTCTGGATGGAAAGAGAAGATGTTATCCAAAGTCGGAAAAGAAATATTGATTAAAGCAGTGGCGCTAGCTATACCAACCTACACTATGAGCTGTTTTAAACTGCCAGATAATCTTTGTGATGAGTTAACAGCTATGATAAGGAAGTTCTGGTGGGGCCAAGTGAAGAACGAAAATAGAATCCCTTGGTTGAGTTGGGACAAAATGTGTGAATCAAAGTCAAATGGAGCTATGGGTTTTAAGAACCttaaactttttaatttggCTTTGTTGGCGAAACAAGGATGGAGACTCCAAGTAGGCCATGACTCTCTAGTTTATAGAGTGTTGAAGGCGAAATATTTCCCAAG GGTGGCAAAATTGCTAGATAGTGAAAAAGGGGAGTGGCGGACGGAGGTTATTGACACTGTGTTCCTACCACACGAGGCTGACATTATCAAAAGCATCCCCATTAGTGCCCGGCTACCACCGGATAAACTTATTTGGTCTGAAACACCGAATGGTTTATTTACGGTGAGGAGTGCGTACAAGATGGCTGTGAACCTGCTCTTATCGCCTAATAAAGGCGCCTCGTCGGATGCTAGCAAATTGAGGAGTTTTTGGAGAAGGATTTGGAGCATCCCTGTACCTTACAAAATTCGCCATTTTATGTGGCATGCATGCCGTAATGCCTTGTCGAAGAAGGACAACCTGATGCGCCGTAAAATAGTCCAGGATGAGGTATGTGAAGGTTGCAAAGAGGCGTCGGAGTCGGTGTTTCATGTCTTGTGGGAATGTAGAAAAGCTAAGAAGGCAAGGGAGTGCTCCAAGATGGTGTTTCCAGCACCAGGTGGTTCATCTCTGTCCTTCTTAGACGTAATGTGGAAGCTGTTAATGCAGGAGGATGTGGGTGAGGAGCACGTGGCTCAGGTTGCCACAACGGCATGGGCATTATGGCACAACCGTAATGAGGTCAGGTGCGGCGGAGCAAGTAAGACGGGGAGGCAGATCTTCAGTTGGGCGTCGGAGTATCTTCGGGAGTACAGAGCGGCGATTCTGCATGACCGACCAGTTGTTCCGGCGCCTCAGCAGAGTGTTAGGTGGACTCCTCCACGGGATGGTCTCTTCAAGATCAACGTTGACGGAGCAGTTTTCTTGAAACAGAAAGCAGTGGGCGTTGGGGTAGTAATCCGTGACAGTGAGGGTAGGCTTGAAGCAGCTCTAAGCAAGAAGATCCCGTTGCCATTAGGAGCAGTAGAGGTAGAAGCCAAAGCGGTCGAGGTGGGCCTGCTCTTTGCAAAGGACGTCGGTGTTAGGGATGTTGTACTGGAAGGTGATTCAACAGTTGTTTATAATGCTTTATGTAACTATTCCCGGGCCCCATCTTCAATAGCTGTTGTGACTCAAGGGATTCAAGACATTAGCAAAGAGTTTAGAAGTATTGAGTATTCTCACGTGCGGAGACAAGGAAACATGCCGGCccatattttagcaaaaaatgcATCTAGCATAAATGATTATGTTGCGTGGATTGAAGAGGACCCTTGCTGTATTATGCAAGCTCTTATCCATGATGTAAACTCCTTTTCGTAG
- the LOC126728195 gene encoding uncharacterized protein LOC126728195, protein MEGVKICRGGPRLSHLFFANDSLIFCKATLKECDELQRLLAVYEKASGQQLNRTKTSLFFSSNTSRDVQEEIKNWFGAQIIKQHEKYLGLPSLVGKNKRTTFNAIKEKLGKVLAGWKEKLLSKAGKEVLIKAVAQAILTYTMSCFKLPDLLCDELMGMIQNFWWGQ, encoded by the coding sequence ATGGAGGGTGTGAAAATTTGTAGAGGTGGTCCAAGATTGtctcatttgttttttgcaAATGACAGTTTGATTTTTTGCAAGGCGACGTTAAAGGAGTGTGATGAACTACAAAGATTGCTTGCCGTGTATGAGAAAGCTTCCGGTCAACAACTAAACCGTACAAAAACATCGTTGTTCTTTAGTAGTAACACTTCAAGAGATGTTCAAGAGGAGATAAAGAATTGGTTTGGTGCCCAAATAATTAAACAACATGAGAAGTATCTTGGCTTACCTTCATTGgtggggaaaaataaaagaactacCTTCAATGCTATCAAGGAGAAATTGGGGAAAGTTTTGGCGGGTTGGAAAGAGAAATTACTTTCAAAGGCGGGGAAAGAAGTTCTAATCAAAGCAGTGGCTCAAGCAATTCTGACCTATACTATGAGTTGTTTCAAACTTCCAGACTTGCTTTGTGATGAACTAATGGGAatgattcaaaatttttggtggggacaatGA